The following coding sequences are from one Methanosarcina sp. WWM596 window:
- a CDS encoding homoserine O-acetyltransferase, producing the protein MAISSVSSSKSKSKKLFSEKKGKSIGIVRSMNYKIPGTFSLESGKTLSSVRIEYEMYGKLNADKSNVILICHALTGDAHAAGFHTGERKPGWWDIVIGPNKAFDTEKYCVICSNILGGCKGSTGPSSIDPETGKNYGISFPVITIADMVKAQKKLVEHLGVKQLFAVVGGSMGGMQVLQWTVNYPDMVKKAIAIATTASTTPQQIAFGAIGRKAITDDPKWNEGNYYGKEIPAQGLALARMIGHITYLSDASMQEKFGRLERDADAAGMKNTTGTTSTNLSELSPAASPELSLDVSPDLAPNFQVESYLNYQGDNFTKRFDANSYLYITKAVDYFDLAKNGSLIEGFSGVTAKYLVISISSDWLYPPYQGQEIVSALTANGIDARYEEIRSQYGHDAFLLEEGQLNYLIRGFLSQILVSDVMNRNFYSVSRDETIEHASRLMVKERVSHLPVISEDEKLEGIVTSWDITKAVACKINELDEIITRYVKYVYEDERIEKASSIMEDYSISALPVIDSEHRVIGIVTSESISALISK; encoded by the coding sequence ATGGCAATTTCTTCCGTAAGTTCTTCTAAATCTAAATCTAAAAAACTGTTTTCGGAAAAAAAAGGCAAGAGTATCGGGATAGTCCGCTCAATGAACTATAAAATCCCAGGAACCTTCAGCCTTGAGAGCGGAAAAACCCTTTCTAGCGTCAGGATAGAGTACGAAATGTATGGAAAGCTGAATGCCGATAAGAGTAACGTTATCCTGATCTGCCACGCCCTTACGGGAGATGCTCATGCTGCCGGTTTCCATACAGGTGAGCGAAAACCCGGCTGGTGGGACATTGTAATCGGTCCCAATAAAGCGTTTGACACTGAAAAATACTGTGTCATCTGCTCAAACATACTGGGCGGCTGTAAAGGCTCTACAGGTCCTTCTTCCATAGACCCTGAAACCGGAAAAAATTACGGCATCTCCTTTCCCGTAATTACCATAGCAGATATGGTAAAGGCCCAGAAAAAGCTTGTCGAGCACCTCGGAGTAAAACAGCTTTTTGCGGTTGTGGGCGGCTCCATGGGAGGAATGCAGGTGCTCCAGTGGACGGTCAACTACCCCGATATGGTAAAAAAAGCAATTGCAATAGCGACCACAGCCTCTACGACCCCGCAGCAAATCGCATTTGGAGCAATCGGCAGGAAAGCCATAACCGATGATCCGAAATGGAACGAGGGAAACTACTACGGAAAAGAAATCCCTGCACAGGGCCTGGCCCTTGCACGCATGATAGGGCATATTACATACCTGAGTGACGCTTCAATGCAGGAGAAGTTCGGAAGGCTCGAGCGGGATGCGGATGCAGCAGGCATGAAAAACACGACAGGCACGACAAGCACGAATTTGTCTGAACTCTCCCCGGCTGCCTCCCCTGAACTCTCCCTGGATGTCTCCCCTGACCTCGCTCCAAACTTTCAGGTTGAGAGCTATCTGAATTATCAGGGAGATAATTTTACAAAGCGTTTTGATGCCAATTCTTACCTGTATATTACAAAAGCCGTGGACTACTTTGACCTTGCAAAAAACGGCTCCCTTATAGAGGGCTTTTCCGGAGTTACTGCAAAGTATCTAGTAATTTCTATCTCTTCAGACTGGCTCTATCCCCCTTACCAGGGTCAGGAGATCGTATCGGCTCTTACTGCAAACGGAATAGATGCCAGGTACGAAGAAATCAGGTCTCAATACGGACACGATGCTTTTCTGCTTGAAGAGGGACAGCTGAACTACCTGATAAGGGGCTTCCTCTCGCAGATTCTTGTAAGCGACGTGATGAACCGGAATTTCTATTCGGTCTCAAGAGACGAAACAATCGAGCACGCGTCAAGACTCATGGTAAAAGAACGTGTGAGCCACCTGCCGGTCATTTCAGAGGATGAAAAGCTTGAAGGCATTGTTACCTCCTGGGACATTACAAAAGCAGTAGCCTGCAAAATCAATGAGCTAGATGAAATTATCACACGGTATGTCAAGTACGTATATGAAGACGAAAGGATTGAGAAAGCGTCCTCAATAATGGAAGATTACTCAATTTCCGCACTTCCGGTCATTGATTCCGAGCACCGCGTAATAGGCATTGTTACGAGCGAAAGCATAAGTGCTCTTATTTCTAAGTAA
- a CDS encoding matrixin family metalloprotease, translating into MAASHELGHALGLAHSNSNNIMYEHATSRTTLGVDDIDSYNYLY; encoded by the coding sequence ATGGCTGCTTCACACGAATTAGGGCATGCATTAGGACTTGCCCACAGTAATTCAAACAATATAATGTATGAACATGCAACAAGTAGAACCACACTAGGAGTAGACGATATAGACTCTTATAATTATCTATATTAA
- a CDS encoding DUF3796 domain-containing protein, translating into MENKKNLGYFGFLGIKGVVGLATENYEMAGYVAFFVFLSFLNISKNTNF; encoded by the coding sequence ATGGAAAACAAAAAAAATTTAGGCTACTTTGGATTTTTAGGAATTAAAGGAGTAGTGGGACTAGCAACCGAAAACTATGAAATGGCAGGATACGTGGCTTTTTTTGTTTTTTTATCTTTTTTAAATATTTCAAAGAATACTAATTTCTAA